One Caloramator mitchellensis DNA window includes the following coding sequences:
- the sleB gene encoding spore cortex-lytic enzyme has product MKRVVQMVLPLLIVFFIIQILIQYNSSVSAAAYKLGSKGDMVSKIETKLKSLGYFKGTPDNYFGSDTKEAVIKFQKARGLKVDGVVGSATLNALGISTSNNTASRGNKIQRSDVSLLGRIINGEGRGEPYIGQVAIGAVIVNRTRDPRFPKTIAGVIYQPGAFTAIADGQINAKLEPMPQKAANDALNGWDPSGGAIYYYNPAKTTNKWIWSRPIIKKIGKHVFCK; this is encoded by the coding sequence ATGAAGAGGGTAGTTCAAATGGTTCTTCCGCTTTTAATAGTATTTTTTATTATTCAAATTTTAATTCAATATAATTCATCTGTTTCAGCAGCTGCATATAAATTGGGTTCAAAGGGTGATATGGTTAGTAAGATTGAAACAAAATTAAAAAGCCTTGGGTATTTTAAGGGAACGCCTGATAATTACTTTGGAAGTGATACAAAGGAGGCAGTAATAAAGTTTCAAAAGGCAAGAGGTTTAAAGGTGGATGGAGTAGTTGGTTCAGCTACTTTAAATGCCTTGGGAATAAGCACATCCAATAATACTGCTTCAAGGGGAAATAAAATACAAAGGTCTGATGTAAGCCTTTTAGGAAGAATTATAAACGGTGAAGGAAGAGGCGAGCCATATATTGGGCAGGTTGCGATTGGGGCTGTAATAGTTAACAGAACAAGGGACCCAAGATTTCCTAAGACTATCGCAGGTGTAATTTATCAGCCAGGTGCTTTTACTGCTATTGCAGATGGGCAAATAAATGCAAAATTGGAGCCAATGCCACAAAAGGCGGCTAATGATGCTTTAAATGGTTGGGACCCGTCAGGTGGGGCGATATATTATTATAACCCTGCTAAGACGACAAATAAGTGGATTTGGTCTAGGCCAATTATAAAAAAGATAGGTAAACACGTATTTTGTAAATAG